The following coding sequences are from one Nicotiana tomentosiformis chromosome 3, ASM39032v3, whole genome shotgun sequence window:
- the LOC138908550 gene encoding uncharacterized protein — protein MRRSKSANNLLPFDPDIERTLHRVRMEVETRTRIEGDLDIVVQPQPTEMAGNEERAVIEAARPNLENMNQAIVKPDIMGHFELKQYMVQLIQSTGQYVGLSHKDPQRHIQNFLEITDTYNYPNVSKDYVRQTLFPFSLLGEAKEWTDFRNLERQMGQLVANQNTRPTGTLPSDTEKNPQVNAVTLKNGRELEEVPKKRKDKPIPERELIPKAIHESKKNDTGSELVEAARPPPPFPQRLQKKNDNRILEIDDKVEEMMHILDASCAYMQGIHPFEPLNRPSGSPPKPSIEEDPKLELKSLPPLLQYAYLGSSDTLPVIVSSDLSKLQEERCEETNFVLNWEKCYFMVCEGIVLGHKVSKNGLQVDKAKVEAIEKLPPPTSVKGIRKKDVTFKFDDACMKAFEELKGRLVTVPIIIAPDWGLPYELMCDASDIAIAEIRDRKGIENQVADHLSRLESRNHIAEGGSIKETFPDEQLLTITSGEAPWLVYGKACHLPVELEHKSYWAIKKLNMDMDSAGENRLLPLNELDEFRLHAYENAKLYKENTKRWHDKYIQHREFEPGQEVLLFNSRLKLFPGKLKSRWAGPFVVVAIARDDTTKGKGVGKSSTTAPPPKKRK, from the exons atgcggaggagtaaaAGTGCAAATAATCTCCTTCCTTTTGATCCAGatattgaacgaacacttcatagagtgaggatGGAAGTCGAAACAAGAACTAGAATAGAGGGAGATTTGGACATTGTAGTTCAACCACAACCAActgagatggcaggtaatgaagagcgtgcggtgattgaagccgcaaggcccaatcttgagAATATGaatcaggctattgtgaagcctgatatcatggggcattttgaactcaaacagtacatggtacagctgattcagtccacagggcaatatgtgggtctatctcataaagacccgcagaggcacattcagaacttttTGGAAATTACGGATACTTACAATTATCcaaacgtttccaaggactatgtcaggcagacactatttcccttttcactgttgggggaagctaaggaatg gaccgatttcagaaatcttgagaggcaaatgggacaGTTAGTAGCAAATCAAAACACTAGACCTACAGGcactcttcccagtgatacagagaagaaccctcaagttaatgcagttacactcaaAAATGGGAGGGAACTagaagaagtgccaaagaagagaaaggacaagCCTATACCTGAGAGGGAGCTGatccctaaggcaatacacgagtcaaagaaaaatgataCAGGTTCAGAGCTAGTggaggctgcaaggccaccaccacctttcccccagagattgcagaaaaagaatgataatcgcat cttggagattgatgataaggttgaggagatgatgcatatcctagatgcatcttGTGCTTATATGCAGggaatacacccgtttgagcccttgaataggccaagtggatctcctccaaagccgtcaattgaagaagatccaaaattggagcttaaatcCCTACCCCCTctccttcaatatgcttatttgggtagttctgacactttacctgttattgtttcttctgacttgtctaaattgcaggaagaaag gtgtgaagagacaaactttgtactaaactgggaaaagtgctaTTTCATGGTATGTGAAGGTATAGtattggggcacaaggtgtcaaaaAATGGTCtgcaggtggataaagcaaaggtggaggcgattgaaaaattgcccccaccgacatccgtcaaaggcattcgca agaaagatgtcaccttcaagtttgatgatgcatgtatgaaagcatttgaggagctgaagggaaggttgGTGACTGTACCAATTATCATCGCCCCAGATTGGGGACTGCCatatgagttgatgtgcgatgcaagtgacatagcaatcgcaG agatccgagatcgaaaagggatagaaaatcaagtggctgatcacttgtccagattagaaagtcggaaccataTAGCTGAAGGAGgttcaatcaaagaaacatttcctgatgagcagttattaacaatcacctcaggtgaagccccatg gttggtttatgggaaggcatgccacttacccgtcgagcttgaacataaATCTTATTGGGCGatcaaaaagctaaatatggatatGGACTCAGCTGGTGAGAATAGGTTGCTGccactcaacgagcttgatgagtttcgattgcacgcatatgaaaatgccaaattatataaagaaaatacGAAGAGATggcatgacaagtacatccaacatcgagagtttgagccgggtcaagaagttctcttgttcaATTCAAGGTTGAAGCTATTCCCTGGAAAGCTTAAGTCTCGTTGGGCAGGTCCTTTTGTTGTG GTTGCTATTGCTCGTGACGATACCACTAAAGGAAAAGGGGTGGGGAAGTCCTCCACTACTGCTCCCCCTCCAAAAAAACGCAAGTAA